CCTGGCACATTTTCCTCCCGTTTCACTCCAGATTCATCAATGGACAGCCTCCCTACCACCAGCCCAATTCAAGTTATTATAAAGGGCATTTTTCCTTGCCAGGcatggagagaggaaggaggggaccAATGAGCAAGACAGAGCCACTACCCAAGAGGAAGTCACAGCCTGGTAGGGAGGTGGCTATGCAAGCAAATAGTTACACggaagaaataaataagagagaAATTGCAGGTGTAAGAGCTGTGCGGTGGCAGCTACAGGCAAGTCAGCCTGACTGCGGTAGGAAGGCATCTATCCGGGAGATGGATCTGGGGTCGCGCCAGTGGTTCTAAACCATTGTGTAGCGCGAGCTTATCAGAATCACCAGGGGAGTTTTTCCCCAAATATATGTGGCGGCCACAGCGGGTGgcgagctagtggtaaagaatctgcctgccaatgcaggagacagactcagattcgatccctgggtcggaaagatcccccggaggagggcaaggcgacccactccagtattcttgcctggagaatcccatggacagagtagcctggtgggctgcagtccgtagagtcgcaaagagtcggacacgcctgaagcgactAAACAAGCACGCACGTTGTCCCTGGAGCTCTGACTCGCCTAGGTGAGCGGGATGGGTGGAAAGGCACGTGCacatattttggggaaaaaaaaaaactccaaacgATTTTTGTCCCTTGGTCTCCCAGAACCAGCTTTCTACACTCCCCGGAGAGTTCGAGTCACCTGGAATGCTCTGAGAGCACGCCTAAGAGACTGACCCCGGGATAGGCCGCTGACGCGTTACTATGGATACCCGGCGGGGCGGGGGAGCGCACTCGGCACGCCCTCAAGACATCACCTCAGAGCCCAACCCCGGAGGCGGGCGGAAAACATTGCCGCTTCCGGCTCGGCCCCGCCCAGAACTGGATGGGAGGGGGCGGGCCACAGGCGGCTCTCTCCAATCATCGTTGAGGCGCGAACGAGGTTTCCTCCAATCACAGCTTGCAATGAAATTGATGTTTCTTTCCGCCAATCAGCGCCGCGGCGCGCGGGGGTTGTCGGGATGCGGGCCGGAGCCAACATGGAGCCCTCAATGGGATCAGGGTGAAGCTGTCGTTGCCGGCTGGTCCGGTTCTCCCCACATCATGCTGGTGCACTTGTTTCGAGTCGGGATTCGGGGTGGCCCCGTCCCAGGCAAGCCGTTGCTACCCCTCCGCTTCCAGACATTCTCGGCTATCAGGTAAAAAGGGACGAGACCTAACTGGGAAAGTGGGATACTGACCCACCTGAAGGGCGTGGGGCCCGCCGGGAGATGGAGTCCCGGGCTCTCGCAAGGTCTGCTGGGAGCTGTAGGCTGGTCTGGCCCGGGGGTTGTCTGTCGTACCCGGGGGATCGGCCTCAATTATTTATAGCGACGGCCAGGTGCCGACGGGAGGCTCGGCGCGTCTGTGTCCGCGCGAAGGCTGGACGCAGGGGGGCGCTCTGGGTCAGGGACCACGCTAGGTCCGCTCTCCCCGCCAGGGGGCGCCGTGCTGCACAGgtgtcagttcacttcagttcaatcgctcaggcatgtctgactctttgcgaccccatggactgctgcatgccaggcctccctgtccatcaccaactcccggagcctactcaaactcatgtccatcgagtctgtgaggccatccaaccgtctcatcctctgtcgttcttttctcctcccaccttcaatccttcccaatatcagggttttttcaaatgagtcagttctttgcatcaggtggccaaagtgttggagtttcagcttcagcatcagtccttccagtgaatattcaggactgatttcctttaggatggactggttgaatctccttgcaatccaagggactctcaagagtcttctccaacaccacagttcaaaagcatcaattcttcggcgctcaactttatagtccaactctcacatccatacatgactagtggaaaaaccaacGCCTTGACTTgagggaactttgttggcaaagtaatgtctctgctttttaatatgttgtctagattggttataactttccttccaaggagtaagcatcttttaatttcatggctgcagtcatcttctgcagtgattttggaaccccccccaaataaagtctgtcactgtttccactgtttccccatctatttgccatgatgtgatgggactgaatgccatgatcttgttttctgaatgttgagttttaagccaactttttcactctcactttcatcaggCCCCCCGTTTCTGGCCTCAGTCCTCATTCTTGGAATTGGTCTGGCGATGCGGACAAAAATTAAGTGTCCAGAGACATTCAGCATGGCTGTTGTTCCAGAGATTCAGTGTGAACTGAACAAAAATGGTTCCTAAATCTGTATACTTTCAGCAGAGATAAAAGCATATGTACGTGTTGGTGTTCGTTCACTCTGCACACGTTGGTCCcaagagagaaaaacacaaatgGGGAACGAAAAGGATGCAGAGACTGCGACTCCATTGTAAACACTTTACAAGGCGCAACTGATTCCTTTCTGATCCTAGAGTGAAAACCCGAGAGCCAGGCAGGCAGCAAATCACAGGGGCGGGTGGATGTGGACTTATGTCCTTCAGGAAGCGCATTTGACTGATGAAGGGCAAGAGGGGCGGAGCTGCGGCTTAGAAGTACTGGTGCTGGGAAGTAATTGCCAGTTTTGGGCTGTGACCAAACACTGCATGCAggcttggctcagatggtaaagcatctgtctacaatgcgggagacctaggttggatccctgggtcgggaagatcccctggagaaggaaatggcaacccattccagtactcttgcctagaaaaccccatggatggaggagcttggtgcaggctactatccatggggttgcaaagagtcaggcatgactgagcgacttcactttcactttaaacacTGCTTAGACCTTAGTTTGGAGATGATGAGAAAAGCTGGAAAGTAGCCATGGTAAATTATTAAAAGGCTTGAATACAGTCCTTAGGAAAAGAGTAAGGGTGTCGATGTTATTTCAACAAGAGCACAACCCCAGGAAAGACATCAAATAGTGTGCTAGAATTTGTGTGTTCATAGtgcagtgtttttcagacctgCAAGTCACAGCACAATAGATCAGAAAGTGAATTTAGTGAGTCTGGACCCTTTAGAAGggatataggacttccctggtggtacagtggatgggaatccacctgtcaatgcaggagacacgggttcgatccctggtccgggaggattccatgtgcctcagagcaactgtgcctgtgggccacaactgctgagtctgCACTCTAGGACCTGGCCAGCATGCCACAACTtctaagcccacatgctgcagctactgaagcccacacacctagagcctgggcttggcaggaagagaagcccccacaatgaggAGCCCGTGCAGGGCAccacagagtagcccctgctcaccacaactaaggAGAGCCCGAGTGcaccaacgaagacccagcacagccacatatGAATTAAATTGTAAAGAAAGTGAATATAGTAGTAtacatgtttaaaaaacaaattagggagggacttgcctggcaatccagtggttaggacttgggcctttcactgccagggctcaggtttgatccctagtggaGAAACGAAGATCCTGCAAaccttgaggccaaaaaataaataaggaaaatattgtTTTGTGAAGCATTTAAATTTTCTGCAACATACATATGTTCACTGTGCTAGGtcataaagtaaaatatatttcatactaTTGTCTACAGTAAGTCTAAACCTTTACAAACATTCAGCAGTGAATCAGGTTacttgttgtttaatcactaaatcatgtccaactctttgtgaccccatggcctgcagcatgccaggctttccagttctttaccatctcctagggtttgctcaaactcatgtccgttgagtcaatcatgccttccaaccatctcatcctctgttgtccccttctcctccggccttcagtctttcccagcatcagggtcttttccagtgagtcggctcttggcatcaggtagccaaagtattggagctgcagcttcagcatcagtccttgcagtgaatattcagggttggatTTGTCAGATTGTTCTCCATCTCTAATGAGGGCATAACGCACCCAACACACATAACCATGTGCTGGGCTCTGGTTTGTACCAGAGCTCTGCCCAGTGCTCTGGGGATACAGTGGCGAGTAAGATCTCACTTCCTGCCATCAAGGAATGTGTGAAGTGGGGCATTTACAGAGAGCAGGACAGTGAGCTTCTCCgtctatatattttttccatttatattttggATAGATATGAAATATGCGGTGGAAAACAGGCAGGTGGATGAGGTCGGGGGAGATGTCACATGGAGGTGGCAAGAAGCTCAGGCAGGCCTCATTGAAACAGGGAAGGATGAGACTGAGTGTGTAGTTAGGAGGGTCTGGACATAGGAAAACCCATTGTCGTCAAGGAAAACCCTCTCAtccatttgtttttcaaaagccTCTCCCCATCAGTAATCTCGTTTGCATCTTTGATCATCCTCCCATCTACTCTTGGCCAGGTAACAGATACTTCTAACAGGCCTCCCTATAGCTGCTCCTGTCCTTCTCCAGCTCACTCTTCTCTGCGGGGATCTTTAAAATGCAATTATGATTATGGTCTTCCTTGCTCTCTCAAGTCCACATGTTTTAAAGGGACGGTAATGGGTCCCCCACTCCCACCACCCACCCTCAGCAAGCTTTGTCGTTAGCTTTTTTTGTGTCCCCCCTGCcctatacattgttgttgttcggtcactaagtcctgtccaactctttgccatcccttggactgcagcacgccagcctccccggtccttcaccatctcctagagtttgcttaagttcacgtccattgggtcagtgatgctatctaaccatctcatcctctgctgccctcttctcctcctgccttcaatctttcccagcattagggtctatCCATACACCCACGCTGAAGCTTAACCACCACGAGGGCGGTTACCTGGCCTGTCCTGTTGGTCTTTTGTTCCCTGGACCTCGGAGCAGAGCACGGTGCACAGTAGGCTGGTCACCCTGCATTGCCATGTGAATGCAAAACTGCAGATACCAAAACTGCAGGATACAGGGGATCTTGGCCTATGTGAGATGACTAGATGCAAGTTACgtggcttttatttctttttcttcctccagcTGACAGAGAGGGAGCCTGTCACCCTTTTCTTCCATGCCTTGTCTGTCACGTTAGCGCTCGAGGCCTGGGAGGGGACAGAGTGATGGGGTGTAATAAGCTTCTGACCAGTGGGCAGAGTCTTGGGGTCACTCCTGGCCTCACCACATGTAACTGTGAGCTCATCACACCCAATCCAGAGCCTGGATTCTGGAGTCAGACAGCAGGGCTCCCACCTTGTCCCAGTTCTGCTGCTCATCTGTAAGGGGAGCGCCGTCAAGCTCTGATGACCTGTCATTCTTCTGAAAGAGCAGAGGGTGGAGATGGTCGCTGATGAGGGCCAGCCATCCCAGAGACGAGCCAGGGGCAAACACCTTTAAGATTTGATGACTTTCCACTGGGTGTGTTTGTCTCAGAAATAGAGGTTGCTTAAGAGCCTCCCTGAGACAGGTAGGTGGAGCTgtcacaagagaagcctctgtcCCCTGGAGGGCTGAGCCAAGGCCCAGAGCCGGGCGCCGTGCTGCTAGGCTGAGGGCCAGTCAGGCCCATGAGCCGTCAACAGCATTCTCTCCCTGCAGGTCTTCCGATGGCCGCCCCAGCGCCTGCCTCCTCGGGGCTGTGGCCCGGCTGCACTCCCAGCTCCGGGCCCGCCTCCCTCGAGTACCTCCAGCTCCCATCCGGAGCCCCTCTGCCTGGCGCTGGGTTGGGGGAGTCCTCCTGGGCCCCCTGGTTCTGAGTAAGTGCCCCCGCCTCGGCCTTGTGGCACTGTGTGAGGCAGAAGAGGGCCCCCCGGCCCGCTCCAGACCCTGTGTCCTGGAGCCCCGCTTTAACTGGACGCTCTTCTGGCAGTTTCTGCGCCCCCACCTGCTGGTCCTGGGGGCAGCCATCGTGGTGAGGTCTTCtcctgccccccgccccaacACCAGGGAAGGGAAGGATACAGCCCCCATTTTCAGAAGCCCCCAGCTGCACAGGGACAGCTTTCCTGCCCGGCCGATTCTCAGAGGAGACCCCAGGCCACTGGCTTGGGGACACGGCCGAGGGTCCTTGGAGGAGCTGCATGGGGCTGGGGGACAGGGCCCAAGTGTCCCCAGGGGCTGGCGGCTGGGTTTTCCTCTCTGAGAGCCACAGGAACCCTCACAGTAGGGGCAGCAGTGAGAGAGGAAGGATCGGGGATGGGTAGAGGTGGTCCCCCTCTGAccagccgcccccacccccaagctgGCGCTGGGCGCGGCCCTGGTGAATGTGCAGATCCCCCTGCTCCTGGGGCAGCTGGTGGAGATTGTGGCTAAGTACACGAGGGACCACGCGGGCAGCTTCTTGACGGAGTCCCGGAGCCTCAGCACCCACCTGCTCCTCCTCTACGGCCTGCAGGTACCGCaggagggagggctggggggcCCCCGCCCCTCCGAGGAGCCCCGGGCATCCCTGAGAGCCGGGCCTCTCTCGCAGGGCCTGCTGACCTTCGGGTACCTGGTGCTACTGTCCCGCATCGGCGAGCGCATGGCCGTGGACCTGCGAAGGGCGCTTTTCTGCAACCTGCTCCGGTAGGGGGCGTGGCCCTGGGACCTGGGGGCGTGTCTTGGGGCGGGGCCTCACCCTGAGGGCgtgtctccctccttctctccaccTGCGGCCCCAGCCAAGACATTGCGTTCTTTGATGCTAAGAAGACAGGGCAAATGGTGAGCCGACTGACGACGGACGTGCAGGAGTTTAAATCCTCCTTCAAACTCGTCATCTCCCAGGTCAGTGCCAAAGGTGCTTCCCGACTGTcacacacacatctgcacacACTCTTGGGCTCCCTCGCCCCCAGCTCACACCAAAGCCAGAGGCCTGCCCTCTGCTGAGGGTGTGGGCGGGAGGTGCCAGCGGGCAGGGTGTGTCCAAGGTCAGGACAGGCTGTTTCTCTCCTGCGGTGAAATCCAACCTCCCCCGGAAAACCCTTCCCTAGAACTCAGACAAGAGCCTTTGCCGGCCCTACTTGCCAAGAGCATCGTCACGGCCTGGCCCTGGAGTGCCTGGCCCACTGACAGGAGAGCGAGAGACAGCTCTGCTGAGTTCCTGATGTCCTCTCTTCATCCCCCGCTCCCCACATTGTCACTGACCCCCCAGCAGGCCCTGGGCGGTATCGCCAGGCTGTCCTTTTTTTGGTTCAGTTTCTGGAGCAGAAGAGGACAGTGGCCTtgtcaggaggaggaggaggccttgGTCCGTAGTTTCTCACCCCTGCTGGTCAGGAAAGGGTTACAGTCTGTGACTGGTGGCCTCCTGGGGATCAGACCTGTGGCCTCCCCCTGTGAGTGAGTGGTGAGCTGGCTCTAGCCAACCGATGCTTGGCGAGTCCCCACGTCCTGGTGCTGACACCTCACAGGCTTCCTGTCCACTGCCCAGGGGCTACGGAGCTGCACACAGGTGGCCGGCTGCCTGGTGTCCCTGTCCATGCTCTCCACGCGCCTCACGCTGCTGCTGATGGTGGCCACGCCTGCCCTGATGGGAGTTGGCACCCTGATGGGCTCAGCTCTCAGAAAACTGTCTCGCCAGTGTCAGGAGCAGGTATCGGAATTCCCGCCCACCCCCCTTGTGCTCCTCTCTTTCTCTGCGCCCTGCGCTCCTCGGTCACCCTCCCCATCTGCATCCTGGCTTCCTAACTCCTGAGTCCCTTGCAGGTCGCCAGGGCAACAGGTGTGGCAGATGAGGCCCTGGGCAACGTTCGGACCGTGCGCGCCTTCGCCATGGAGCAGCGGGAGGAGGAGTGAGTCCTGAGCAGGGGCAGAGCGCAGAGCTGGGGGGTGCTCCCCAAAGGCCCCTCCATCCGCCCCGCGCCCCACCCTGCCAGTTTCCTGAGGGCCGGGCTTGGCCTCTGTCCCCAGACGCTACGGAGCGGAGCTGGAGGGGTCGCGCTGTAaggcagaggagctgggcagaggCATCGCCTTGTTCCAGGGGCTCTCCAACATCGCCTTCAACTGTGAGTGAGCAGGGACCCCCGGGGGGAGTACGGGCATGGCTCGGGGTGAGCTCGGAAGAGCCAGGGCGGCCCTCCACCTGCTTGGTGGTTGACGTCTCCCGAGTGCCAGGCAGCTGGTCTGCTAACTAGGGGAGGAGGCTGCCAACTCAGGCAGGCAGTGGGCACAGAGGCCAGTGCCACATCTGAGCCACGGGCAGAGCTGCTGGGAGGAAGCAGTGAGGTGCCCCCATCCCCCTCGTTGCCAAAGGAAGAAAGGCAGAGACCATTCGGGTGACTTGCTGAAATGCCAGTCAGTGGGGAGCGGGGCAGGGACCAGCACAGGGGCCAGACTCTGTCCCCCGGCCTCCTCCCTGACCACCTATCCTGGGCCCTCGCAGGCATGGTCTTGGGCACCCTGTTTATTGGGGGCTCCCTCGTGGCTGGGCAGCAGCTGACGGGGGGAGACCTCATGTCCTTCCTGGTGGCTTCCCAGACTGTGCAGAGGTGAGTGTGGGCCATTTTCTTCCTGAGGGGCCCAGccggggcagggagcagggcacGCCAGTCTGCTGTGTGTACGGTGACCAGCTCCCCCAGCAAagtgcagggctggggagggggccccCTGCCTTCCAGCAGTGCCCACTCAGGGCTCCCTGCAACCTCATTCACTGACTGTACCCTCAGAAACGCAGCCATCAGCTTCAACTTCCCAGCAATTCAAAAGCTTCCTTGATAAgccttttttgtttaattttgataaaatacatgtaacaGAATTTACCGTCTTAATGTATTTAAGTACAGTTTATTAGCATCGCATAACGC
This is a stretch of genomic DNA from Dama dama isolate Ldn47 chromosome 18, ASM3311817v1, whole genome shotgun sequence. It encodes these proteins:
- the ABCB8 gene encoding mitochondrial potassium channel ATP-binding subunit isoform X2, with amino-acid sequence MLVHLFRVGIRGGPVPGKPLLPLRFQTFSAIRSSDGRPSACLLGAVARLHSQLRARLPRVPPAPIRSPSAWRWVGGVLLGPLVLSKCPRLGLVALCEAEEGPPARSRPCVLEPRFNWTLFWQFLRPHLLVLGAAILALGAALVNVQIPLLLGQLVEIVAKYTRDHAGSFLTESRSLSTHLLLLYGLQGLLTFGYLVLLSRIGERMAVDLRRALFCNLLRQDIAFFDAKKTGQMVSRLTTDVQEFKSSFKLVISQGLRSCTQVAGCLVSLSMLSTRLTLLLMVATPALMGVGTLMGSALRKLSRQCQEQVARATGVADEALGNVRTVRAFAMEQREEERYGAELEGSRCKAEELGRGIALFQGLSNIAFNCMVLGTLFIGGSLVAGQQLTGGDLMSFLVASQTVQRSMANLSILFGQVVRGLSAGARVFEYMTLSPSIPLSGGCSLPREHLRGSVTFHNVSFSYPCRPGFPVLRDFSLTLPPGEIVALVGQSGGGKTTVASLLERFYDPTAGVVTLDGQDLRTLDPSWLRGQVIGFISQEPVLFGTTIMENIRFGKVDASDEEVYAAAREANAHEFITSFPEGYNTIVGERGATLSGGQKQRLAIARALIKQPTVLILDEATSALDSESERVVQEALDRASAGRTVLVIAHRLSTVRSAHQIVVMAHGRVCEVGTHEELLKKGGLYSELIRRQALDTPPPEPPRVLGHRHSKS
- the ABCB8 gene encoding mitochondrial potassium channel ATP-binding subunit isoform X1, producing the protein MLVHLFRVGIRGGPVPGKPLLPLRFQTFSAIRSSDGRPSACLLGAVARLHSQLRARLPRVPPAPIRSPSAWRWVGGVLLGPLVLSKCPRLGLVALCEAEEGPPARSRPCVLEPRFNWTLFWQFLRPHLLVLGAAIVLALGAALVNVQIPLLLGQLVEIVAKYTRDHAGSFLTESRSLSTHLLLLYGLQGLLTFGYLVLLSRIGERMAVDLRRALFCNLLRQDIAFFDAKKTGQMVSRLTTDVQEFKSSFKLVISQGLRSCTQVAGCLVSLSMLSTRLTLLLMVATPALMGVGTLMGSALRKLSRQCQEQVARATGVADEALGNVRTVRAFAMEQREEERYGAELEGSRCKAEELGRGIALFQGLSNIAFNCMVLGTLFIGGSLVAGQQLTGGDLMSFLVASQTVQRSMANLSILFGQVVRGLSAGARVFEYMTLSPSIPLSGGCSLPREHLRGSVTFHNVSFSYPCRPGFPVLRDFSLTLPPGEIVALVGQSGGGKTTVASLLERFYDPTAGVVTLDGQDLRTLDPSWLRGQVIGFISQEPVLFGTTIMENIRFGKVDASDEEVYAAAREANAHEFITSFPEGYNTIVGERGATLSGGQKQRLAIARALIKQPTVLILDEATSALDSESERVVQEALDRASAGRTVLVIAHRLSTVRSAHQIVVMAHGRVCEVGTHEELLKKGGLYSELIRRQALDTPPPEPPRVLGHRHSKS